Part of the Niallia alba genome is shown below.
CGACAGTTCTGAATGATTCATTGGAAATAAGAAAATATCTTTAGTTAAAATTGCTCAACCTAAAGAAAACTTCCATCAGTGTAATAAATGAAAGCAGCCTAAATCCAAGTAGACGTCCCAGGATTTAGGCTGCTCAGTATTTCTAAATAATGAATTTTCTATTGAAAACAATAATCTCCTAGAAAATTGCCTATTATTTAAGCTTTCAACGTAGAAAAAGCTTGTTCTGCAGCACGAATTGTGTGTTCAATATCCTCATCTGTTAATGCTGTGGACAAGAACATTCCTTCAAATTGAGAAGGAGGCAGAAATACTCCTTGTTCTAACATGCTATTATAAAAGGCAGAAAAGTAATCAAGATTAGACGTTTTAGCACTTTCATAATCTTTTACATCTTCATTGGTAAAGAAGAAACCAATCATAGAACCAGCGCGATTTACTGTGAACGGAATATCATATTTTCCAGCAGATTCTTTCAAGCCTTCTTCCAAACGATCTGCTTTTTCAATAAATATTTTATACGTATCTGGTGTTAATTGAGATAATGTCTCAAATCCAGCTGTCATGGCAAGTGGATTACCTGATAATGTACCTGCTTGATAAATTGGTCCACTTGGTGCAATTTGATTCATAATTTCTGCTTTTCCTCCATATGCACCAACAGGTAAGCCTCCACCAATTACTTTACCTAAACAAGTAATATCAGGGCTAATACCAAAATAGCCTTGGGCACAACCGTAGTCCACACGGAAACCGGTCATTACTTCATCAAAAATAAGCAAAGCCCCATATTCTGTCGTAACATCACGCAGACCTTGCAAAAATCCTGGCTTCGGAGGAACTACCCCCATATTTCCTGCAACTGGCTCAGCAATAATTGCCGCAATGTCTTCTCCATACATAGAGAATGCATATTTAACACTTTCTAAATCATTATAAGCAACCGTAATTGT
Proteins encoded:
- the hemL gene encoding glutamate-1-semialdehyde 2,1-aminomutase, whose amino-acid sequence is MRSYQKSEAAYKEAVELMPGGVNSPVRAFKSVKRNPVFMDAGKGSKIYDIDGNEYIDYVLSWGPLILGHADDQVVEAIKKVAEKGTSFGAPTLIENQLAALVQERVPSIEIIRMVSSGTEATMSAIRLARGYTGRNKIIKFEGCYHGHGDSLLIKAGSGVATLGLPDSPGVPESVAANTITVAYNDLESVKYAFSMYGEDIAAIIAEPVAGNMGVVPPKPGFLQGLRDVTTEYGALLIFDEVMTGFRVDYGCAQGYFGISPDITCLGKVIGGGLPVGAYGGKAEIMNQIAPSGPIYQAGTLSGNPLAMTAGFETLSQLTPDTYKIFIEKADRLEEGLKESAGKYDIPFTVNRAGSMIGFFFTNEDVKDYESAKTSNLDYFSAFYNSMLEQGVFLPPSQFEGMFLSTALTDEDIEHTIRAAEQAFSTLKA